A region of the Mytilus galloprovincialis chromosome 1, xbMytGall1.hap1.1, whole genome shotgun sequence genome:
TGttatcctgtcagatttgctctaaattctttggtttgAGAGATATGACCCAAAAACGGCATTTTACCCTCTGACTATTTTCAGCCATGTCGGCAATCTTGGTTTGCGGGCTGGTTCATTGGACATAATTTTAAAATtggataccctaatgatgattgtggacaagtttggttgaACTTgtcctagtagtttcagaggagaagatttctaTAAAAGATAACAAACATTTACGAAAGATTGTTAAATACTGAaaataaagggcaattactctttaaggggtcaattgaccattttggtcatgttgacttattggtagatctttttttttcttttcttttttctttttttaatggtaaatcatgttttattaatagcttttcacatttgttagtggatacatcaaataccggtaccttatcccggcctcgttaaccgttagtagtatataataaattttgttaGTACTTGTTAGTTTAATTTGTctgtaaaacatacatttataaattataatataatccAACTAATTGTCTAGtcaattacaaatagaaaaaaatacaatataagccTATATAATTGCAAATCATTCACATTTATAATTTCGTAATTTTGTTCCGTATTTGACCTTTACTTTTACATCCTCATTATTGGATACAATCTACCCGACACATATTGTTCGTTTAGAAAATCGTGCATGTGTCTTAGTGTGATCAAATAATCGTAACCTAACATGATTGAAGGATGATATAGTTTATGTGTTAATCTTTTCGCTTTTGGATTATTATCAAAAGGTACATGTAAGATATTATATGTTTGTTATTATCGAAATATGAATTTATTGTCTTTCCCCATAATATGTACCttattgtgttttgatttaaagttttagAATAGGTGTAATTTAAGGGTTTTTCTTTGCGGCCGCTGAGGTgtcaatttttattttgcatttgtagtatttcattttaaagataCTTGAGTGATTATTTTCTACGTTACGTTTCGAAACTATATATGAATactatgtttacatattttataatttaacagTTTAAAGAAATTGTTGAAATGTGCGAATTAGATTACTTTTACGTTTTTTTACACATCTGTTGActtcaaaatataattcaaattcttTTTTGAAGATGTTGTATATGGCGGCGGATTTTGTTCTTTGTTTCGACGTGTAAAATGATTTGTAAATTGAGGAACCTATCAACGTTATAATAAGATTTATGTCATTATAATGTCGGTCTCCtattttatatccaaagactaCATCTATTcagtttattttcttatttgtttgtGTATACTTCTTTGTTTGTAAATGATAAGGAGTGTCTAATTTGTAATGGTTTTACGCctaatattctttgcaattttattattccaatgtttggagttattttgttttttataagatATTGATAGACGATTTTGTTATCAAGATCTGCTtaattaatttctgtttcattcatTCTGATTATTTCTTCGTAAATACTAACTCGGGTTTTAacagatttatttgttttcaggatATCTATCCAACATTTTGGAATAGCTTTTTTTAGTATTGATAGTTCGGCTATCCAGTTCTGTTTTATGTCTAACTTACGCAGTATTGTTTTTTCGTTGATTTGACCGTTTTCGTCaataatttcattaatatatattatattgcttTTGATCAGATTTAGCatcaataatgttttattttttatttttatgtttttattaccccATATAATTTCTTTGTGTATTTCTCTAAAGTTAGTGGGTGATTTAGTTTGACCTCCACCTTTCCGTATCCAGCATGTTAAgtggttttaattttttaagttcTAAATTCATTTTGAAGATAAGGAAGTTTTTTCCGTATTTATCAAAAAAGAATCTCGGAATAATTgaccaattttcatgttttgactCCATTAATCTTGATATccatataattttaaaagtattaaagTAGCTGTCGATATCTATCATATTGAGTCCTCCTGTACTGTAATCTGCTATGAGAGTTGACCTTTTTAATTTGTCTtcttcaaaatgaaattaaaaagttgtatttttagaTGGTCGCTATAcgttttatttatgactgttaTACTTGCTAAGTATGTAAATTGTCGAATAATAAGTGATTTGATAATAAGAATTTTACcgatgatagtaagatgtctttTTTCCGAAGATTTCATGAGTTTTGTTTGCTTTTTCAAACTTACTTTCCAAATTTAGTTTTGCGCATTCTGCTTTATTTGTGCCAAAATACAATCCTAACACTTTAACGGGTTTATCTGTGAATTTTATATTATCTACTTTATCTTTACATCTTTTTAGTTTTCCTATCCAAATGCCTTccgttttgtatttatttaatataagaccagaaaatgtgccaaatatttcaataacatttaatgctgctataatttcattttttgatttaagAAACAGAGTGGTATCATCTGATAACTgggaaattttcaaattatgttttaaagTTTGAATTCAAAACCTTTAATGTTATAATCATTCCTTAATTTACATGCCATGATTTCAACGGCGATCACAAAGATCATAGAAGAGCAGGGGCATCCTTGACGCACCCCCCTTTTTAGACTAATTGGTGCAAAAATCCATCCATTATTGAACACTGAGCTATTTATATCAGAATATAACGTCTTGGTACAGTTAATAAATGAACTATTAAAGCCAAAATGTTCGAGAGTTTGTTACATAAAGGTCCATTTTGAAGTATCAAATGCTTTTGAAAAGTCTAGAAAGAAAATTGCACCTCTAACATTAAATTTGTCGGCGTAATCTATGATGTCTTGTATTTGTCTGAGATTGAAGCCAATATatcgtttttttatatatcctGTTTGGTCTGCATTTGTTATTGAATTTagtacattttttattctttgagCTAATGTGTAAGATAATATTTTATAGTCTGAGTTCAATAAGGAGATTGGCAtataatttgaaagatctagtggaTCATTCTTTTTGTATATACGGTTAAGAATACTTTGTCTTTGAGAAAATGGTAGCTTTTGCCTGTCGTAGCTTGTATTAAATATGTTAACAAGAATTGGGCCTAAtgattgccaatttttttttttatagacatgTGTTGTGATACCACCCTTACCTGGGCTTTTATTGGGTTTTAAATTATTTACTGCTAGTGTTAATTATTATATTGTAACAGATCCGTCACACGTctttcatgttttgataatttattttttacttcgGTACTGTTAATATATTCCCATGATTGGgcaatgttttcattttcttttgaatatagtttttcgtaaaatttcttttcaatttgaagtatttactttgatctgTAACAATATTTCCTTGGTcatcttttagttttattattgatttttttgtttgtttattctttttcTAGGCCTAAAAAGTAACTGCATTTTTTTCGCCTTTTTCTACCCAATCTTGTTTCGATCTTAATTGGGCGCCTTTAGCTTTATATTCATAATGTTTTTCTAACtgattttcaatttaatttattttttgcaaaatatcgttgttttcatttttgtgatatttttcagttaagaatgttaatttttttttccatttgcttTATTTCATTATCTTTATTGTAAGCTCTACTTTGGCAATAATTTATTGTTAACAGTTTAATATCAAGTTTAAACGCGTCCCAAAGAAGATGCACATCCGTAGACGTGTCTTGCATAATGGTTTTGTATTTAGCaattattatttctatttctttacaataTTCATTTTCTTCTAAAATAGAATTATTTAATTTCCAGTATCCTGGACCTCTACTTTCGGCCGTTACGCTTTGTAATTTAAGAGACACGCCTTGGTGGTCTGTGCTTTTTATTAATGCGGGTCTTACGTCGCTTGATTTTGTATTGAGCACAAaatctttattaattaaaaagtaatcaattcgACTTGCTTGACTTGTCTTTTCCAGGTAAACTGTATTTTTTTAGGATTTAAATATCGCCATATATCGATCTTATTGGCAGAtcttaccttgctgaacattattgcagtttacactttatctataataataaccaaaagcgacaaaatttccctaaaattactaattcagggacagcaacctaacaacgggttgtccgatttatctgaaaatttaagggcagataaaTAATGACttcaaaaacaattttaccccaatgtcagatttgctgtaaatgctttagtttcagaaatataagccAGAATctacatttttagccatggtggccatcttggttggttggtcgggtcaccggacatatttttaaactagataccccaatgctGGCcatgtatggttaaatttggaccagtagtttcagaggagatgatttttgtaacagctaacgacgacggacgacgacggacgacggacgacaaatgatgagaaaagctcacttggccctcttAAAAAAGATAGTTATGCATTACTGAACGCTTTTTAATCTcagtatgtatttttttaatatcaaccGACTAAAAACTATTTGTCtttcttattataaaaaaaaaaagtgttgtcgagtttttgttttgtcaatgaatcaaattgagaatggcaattgggaatgtgtcaaagagacaacaacctgatcaaaGAGTAGACAACATATTCAAACATATAAATCCTATGCTATATGAGTGAGGAAGTAAGGACCTTTTGTTATTTTGCTATTTTACCGACTGTTATTTTTGTTCTAATGTTTTTATTACAATGGAAAGAATATTTTAACAACTGTGACCACAATGCATTTCAGTGATTTCAGTAACCCTCATTTTGATTATCAGAAATCTGAACGAAATACATTGATTTCAAAGTGTAAATTATGTTGTGTACTAATTTAGGTCAAATGATACAGAATTGTAAGATTTGTTATGAAGGCCAATCAGATAACTTTCCACATATTCATAAAGATCCAAATGAAGCAGTTGTAAACAACGAAAGATCCTTGtcaggccttcaacaatgaacacatcgtataccgcatagtcaactatataAGGTCCTGATATGGCAAAATATGGAATACTcaaacaaaagagggacgaaagataccaaagggacagtcaaactcataaatctaaaacaaactgacaacgccatggataaaaatgaaaaggacaaacagaaaaacaatagtacacatgacacaacatagaaaactaaaaaataaacaacacgaaccccaccaaaaactaggggtgatctcaggtgctccggaagggtaagcagatcctgctccacatgtggcacccgtcgtgttgctaatgtgattacaaatccggtaaatagtctaattcggtaggtcacattcatgaaagggaaggggattgtagttacgacgaaaggaacatatccgatagcatttgtgaaacggttattccataacggtcaaccaactcgtgatggcgtccgtaaaatttacgaagggatgatttcaacttctccatctggaactcttggtttaatagcttacttgtaagcagtaaccctctatcaagaaaatcatgataggaaatgcaagcacgggaatatcgtatcaattgggagatatataccccgtatgcaggtgctgctggaatgttgctacttagaaatggaaagttcacaattggaaagctgaaatcatctcttttgtcgtaaagttttgttttcaaccgaccctcattgtcaatttctagatgtaagtcaagatatcaAGATATGAAACAAATAGCATGAATTCtgacaaaacattcaaaactcTATGATAGAAAACAAACAACGACTGATACATAAAGACGTTTGTGAACACCCAGTTTTCATATAACCTGAGATACTGAGTCGGGTATCAACACAATTTTAGAACAAACTGTTAAAATCAGTTGGAAATGGAATGCCAGATCAGATCTGCATCCGGCACCCCAAACAACTAACATAGAGAAAAGACACTCATGTGATGATCCAAGGAAATGAATACTAGTTCGAGACATTATACGTCACATACTCTTTTGCACTGAGATGTTTGTATACATATATGCAAAACGTTTCAGAGAAGTTAAGGTTGATAAAAATGTGTATCTCACTTTAAAAGGGTGTGTTGTAAAGCAttacaaaaatttgaatgttCTCTAAACAAAATACGGTGTGGTTATCGTTTATATGAGAGATGTGAAGTTTGAACTTGTTTTAAAGGACCCATATGATCAGACTGAAAACGTTCATTGGCTGAGATTTTCTAAAATGTTCGATTGAAACctatatgaaaatataataatactaaACGTTTGTTTCCGAATCATTATGCAACAACAACGTTTCAACGTTTTCATGTAAATCCTGAATCGCATGATTCAAACCAGTTAAATAAGTCAATTCTgtgtttttgatttaaaataacaaaaacaatgttaCTTTTATACAAAAATAGAAATAACTGAACTGCGTTGTCCAAATGGTGATATAAATGTCGCCTTCCTTTTACACTTTCGAAAGAGTATTTTgttcatgaatatatataaaatctgaTTCGTTTTTCTATGTTGGATGTTTCTTACCTTGGTTACATGATTGACCTAAAAAAACCCGTCTCACAGCCTCCAGGTGGACATATTCCATCCGACTTGTTGCAAGGTGCACTAAAACAGTAACATTTCTGCGCACAATCAATACCAAAGTCTCCATCGTCGCAAGCTGAGGTAAAATAAAGCAtagttgtcaataaaaaaaatcaaaattcaaaattattcttaaatATAGCCTTTCATTTTGTACACAAATTGCTGATTTAGATATACCCTGAACTACTGACTTCAAAACCTGTTCCTGGAAGGTTGATATTTGTCATATCAGAATCATTGGCAAATTCCATGCACTGTTTTTCCAGTTTTGCTTCTTTGAATCAATCGACATTAGGTCTCAATCGTCGTAAGGTTTCTCAATTTAGATTTTGTCTTTGTACATTAAAGCTATATAATATATAGCAAGACTTCAAGTCAACGAAAAAGTTATTTCCCCTCTTATTGAAGTTTATTtagatacaaaattaaatttttggaTTGTATCCGCGAATTGTTTTTCTTGGATAGAATAAAAGAATAGGGAAATTAACACCAAACACAGAAACAATGTTGGACCATTatgacatttatcatgtttatgggtTTGAATGTAGTTATTAGCATATCATACACCTGTATTTCTACATTTACAAAATTGTGTATTTTCTCTGATTAATATTAATCTGAATAGAATTTCTTCTTTCAGAAATTGTACAAGAATTTTGACATATTGAATTTTACTTACATATGTTACATTCATTGGTGTGTTCATAGCCAGGATTACAACTAGTTGTGTTATCACACAATCCATCTACAGAATTACACATACTTGATACACATCCGTTACAAGATCTAGAACAGTTTCTCCCAAACTGACCATTAGGACAATCTGAAAATATGTATCCGAATTATTCCATCAAAATATCACACAGCACACTATATCAATATCTTCAGGTGTTAAGCGAATAAATTAccgcataaaaagtaaaaatatttttgaatgaagTTCAAACATCAAACACAAATACAACGATTCAAATTGAAGCTAGtcttatttttatctttaactTCCAGGAATAATTTGTAAAAACATAATAGATAATTAGATAAATAGATTGGTTCTTGAAACAAAAGAACATACTTTGGGAACAATTGAATCCCTGCCATCCATCTTGACAGCCACCAATGCATTCTCCTGTTACGTGATTGCATGGAGAATTCAAACAGTTAATTGAACAAGTTTCACGACAATCTTTACCGTATAAACCAGCAGAACATtctgtaaaaattaaatttaccacGTAGACATTCATATGATACACTTTTACGAAAAAAGAATTCAACACCTTAACTATATACAGTCTGTCGAAAAATTGTGATGTTCGTCTTCGCCATTTATATTACTTCATTCCTGTTTATTATTCAAATATCCGAGAAAGGcagaaaagaaaattataatttacAGCTGATTAATTATGCATGGACAACTAAAGATCAAGCAATACAAACTTAAACGGAACTAAAAGTAAACCGAGGTACTCCAGAAATGTAACATATTCAAACTGTAAAGTAGCTTGAGATCTCTAATAAACTAATTCATTATTTGAGATcgaatatataaaaatgaaaatatactaAATCTTATGTATGATTTAAAATCGAAAGTTTCTCAGACTTTATAGTGTTATAAAAGAATTGAGGGCTCACAATTCTAACAGCCGATTGCATTTAGTGTGTAAAGaaatgtaatatctttggttagcttgcttgctagctgaatcGTGAAGAGTTTGTGCACCATGACGAACGCGTCACATACAACCGAAAAAACGAAACTAATTATATCGTTGTTTCTGTTATGTGTGCTTTTGATGAATGCAGATTGATTTTACTGTAATGAATTGGTACACCGGTACCACAACCTTTATTTTCCATAGGTCGAAACTGCTGGTCGTCAATAGTTGAGCACTAAATAATGTTACCCTTCGAATCATATGATTTTACATATCTTCAAAAAGTATAAATACATGAAAATGATGGTTAACTAGTACATCAAAAAggttaaaaacaaacaacaaaaacaactaaacagaaaaattcaaaaaaatgaaaaagcgtTATTCCGAAATGTACATCGTCAACTCTTAACGAGTTtgaaaaacttaactataattaaacacaaacaaTAAAGATTTGGTTACAGTGTTACCGTGCCCGAAATCGTTTTAGCTACACATTTAAATATCATCAGGGTTATAATTAAACTATAATCTTAAGATCTGCTTTCCGCTTTAAGAGATTGTAAAAGTGtcttgtgttattattttatgaatGTAATTAATATTTGTCATTAGTTTGACATAAATTCTTTATTCGGTTTTATTGGTTAAAGGTTGATTCAGAATACAGTTGCGTATATTTCCACAATAGTTAGAATGACAATTCAAATAACCTTCTTGACgctataaatgtataaataaaacacATGTTGTTTTTACCTTTGTCACATTTTACATCAGTCCACCCATTCATACATCCAAGAATGCAAATCCCACTTTCAAGGTCACATGGTCCATTACAATTATGGGGGCACGTTGTATTACAGAGCGGACCATAATGTGTAGGTGGACAAcctataacaaaaaaatatagtcGAAATGATTGTGTAATCAAATTGATGACTCTATGTATATAACATCGTAATAGATTCTTCCTGAGCAATTTTATTAATAACTCATACCGTATAACAGAAGTTGAGCTTTCAGCTTTTGATGCTGACCTTAACAGCAAGAATAAAAGTAGAACCTACCAGATAGAGATAATATTCGAGCTGATAATCAGCAAAATATCAGGGTTCCAGCACATGTACATTGACATTGTAAACGGTTGGGATTTACAATGCAAACCTTTGATACATGTATCAAGTGCACCAGTAAACGATAATAAGAGGTATTCACCAAATTAACCTACACACATCGAAAGTCGGCTTTGTAAGTTCTTCTTTTACGTTGTAATGTCCCTGATTGATTTTTATTTCGCAACAAATATGGATGAAGGCTGGAATTCCTTCTGCCTTTGGATCTTTATAGTGTATTAAATAGAGGGAGATATTAGACTCCTGAAGGTGGATTCCTGAGGAATAGTTGCCATACCAAACACTTGAGTAGAAATTTATCTTACATAGGGATGTCAAAACCCAAACAACATTAAGTGCAACCTTTGAAGGAAACCCTTTTAAAACCCCTCTAAAATTTTAGAAGCATTGATGCCACAGCAGGAAACAGAACTTTACATCacagttatttgttttaaatcaaaattaactATATTTGAGAAATATGTGAGAACAGTCTTTAAAATGTAGTTAAAAGTTTATTAGTTAAAATGTATACCAGTTCattgataatgaacgtcatacttaactccgaattatacacaagaaacttacaTTTAATGTCATACAAGACTACCAGAGTCCAGatgtttaaagtgttttttttatatcacaactttcccctatacctctagccaatgtggaaaaaaaacaatacgcacagtaaaacacAGTTCAAAGAAGTCCGAGCAAGATGTCAGAATAgataacaaagaaaaaagaagtctgagtcagatgtcagaataggtcacaaaagaaactaaacaaaatgataatgataCTTAAAATTATCAAAGTACTActatagcagttactgacatgccagctacggacctcaattaaactttatttaaaagattatgtcttcatcgtATGAATATCaatacaatccctcccgttaggggtcaAGTATtatacaatcataaaatatatgagaagaacataaccatTATTATGCCAAGAACTGTTTTTCGGATAAATGTTCTtctttccgatgcaaagaccctataagtgaatcaatattaaagccaaaatatgcaatctttaatgactgaCCAAACACCAGTATCGTAACTATTTACCTTCTTGCTTAGTCTGTTttaaggttttgttagcttttcaagtgaatgccgacatttttgtgctttgtaaagaatattaaaataaacaatttgatGTGAAAAGCCTGAACGTTCGACTTCCTAAACGTTTCAAATGTGAATATAAaaccattttaaaacattttacatgCAAAAGCACGCACCTATAATCCCAATTTCACATAGCTCAAGTTCTGTAACTGGACTATGAACTGGAGGTACATAAGTCAGGAATCGAAAAACGGCGTCAAAGTAGATATCAGTAGGTAGATGTGTCCCATTGTATAAAACTGTTCCACTAGTCCA
Encoded here:
- the LOC143083542 gene encoding uncharacterized protein LOC143083542, which encodes MYIILADGTTTDGYHTVYASNTSNTWTSGTVLYNGTHLPTDIYFDAVFRFLTYVPPVHSPVTELELCEIGIIGCPPTHYGPLCNTTCPHNCNGPCDLESGICILGCMNGWTDVKCDKECSAGLYGKDCRETCSINCLNSPCNHVTGECIGGCQDGWQGFNCSQNCPNGQFGRNCSRSCNGCVSSMCNSVDGLCDNTTSCNPGYEHTNECNISCDDGDFGIDCAQKCYCFSAPCNKSDGICPPGGCETGFFRSIM